In the Phaseolus vulgaris cultivar G19833 chromosome 7, P. vulgaris v2.0, whole genome shotgun sequence genome, one interval contains:
- the LOC137829612 gene encoding NADH dehydrogenase [ubiquinone] 1 beta subcomplex subunit 7 → MEVEGSSKKMIATQEEMVEARVPLAYRDQCAHLLIPLNKCRQAEFYLPWKCENERHSYEKCEYELVMERMLQMQKIRQEHQKSDATQPLILVPKPANA, encoded by the coding sequence atggAAGTTGAAGGATCATCGAAGAAGATGATAGCGACGCAGGAGGAGATGGTGGAGGCTAGGGTTCCCTTGGCGTATCGCGATCAGTGCGCGCATTTGCTCATCCCTCTCAACAAGTGCAGGCAAGCCGAGTTTTACCTCCCATGGAAGTGCGAGAACGAGCGCCACTCCTACGAGAAGTGCGAGTACGAGCTCGTCATGGAGAGAATGCTTCAGATGCAGAAGATCCGTCAGGAACACCAAAAGTCCGACGCCACACAACCGCTAATCCTCGTCCCCAAACCCGCCAATGCCTGA